One genomic segment of Bradyrhizobium diazoefficiens includes these proteins:
- a CDS encoding DapH/DapD/GlmU-related protein, translating to MDASSRPKIAETIIHETVRQRDAQIGRRCEVLANTRIEYASLGDYSYLGENCEVADASIGKFTAIANSVRIGAPNHPMGRPSQHRFTYVPEYYEASATRDRDFFADRRGDRVIVGNDVWIGHAAILLPGVTIGDGAVIGAGAVVSRDVAPYTIVGGVPARSIRKRFSDTVADSLRRIAWWDWPDELIFERLADFRSEAIDEFCRRYDPEANA from the coding sequence ATGGATGCCTCATCCCGCCCCAAGATCGCGGAAACCATCATCCATGAAACGGTGCGCCAGCGCGATGCGCAGATCGGACGCCGCTGCGAAGTCCTCGCCAACACGCGCATCGAATATGCTTCGCTCGGCGACTACTCTTATCTCGGCGAGAATTGCGAGGTCGCCGACGCTTCAATCGGAAAATTCACGGCGATCGCCAATTCGGTGCGGATCGGCGCGCCGAATCATCCGATGGGCCGCCCGTCCCAGCATCGCTTCACCTATGTCCCAGAATATTACGAGGCGAGCGCGACGCGTGACCGCGACTTCTTTGCCGACCGCCGCGGCGATCGCGTCATCGTCGGCAACGATGTCTGGATCGGCCACGCCGCCATCCTGCTGCCGGGCGTCACAATCGGCGACGGTGCGGTGATCGGCGCGGGCGCGGTCGTCAGCCGCGATGTCGCGCCCTACACCATCGTTGGCGGTGTCCCCGCGCGCTCCATCCGCAAGCGCTTTTCTGACACTGTTGCGGACAGCCTGCGCCGCATCGCCTGGTGGGACTGGCCCGATGAGCTTATCTTCGAGCGGCTCGCCGATTTCCGCTCCGAGGCGATCGACGAATTTTGCAGGCGCTACGACCCTGAGGCCAACGCGTAA